One part of the Glycine soja cultivar W05 chromosome 11, ASM419377v2, whole genome shotgun sequence genome encodes these proteins:
- the LOC114375921 gene encoding uncharacterized protein LOC114375921: MEAFVFVFVVLVLCGCAAGKECTNIPTQSHTLRYQLLTSKNGRLEEKAMSHFHLTPTDESEWADLLPRKLLTEQHQHDWAVMYKNIKNMGVFKSPEGFLKEVPLQDVRLHEDSIHGIAQQTNLEYLLMLDVDSLIWSFRKTAGLSTPGTPYGGWEAPDVELRGHFVGHYLSASALMWAITQNDTLKQKMSYLVAGLSDCQKKIGTGYLSAFPSELFDRFEAIQEVWAPYYTIHKILAGLLDQHTFAGNPQALKMVTWMVDYFYNRVQTVITKYTLNRHYESLNEETGGMNDVLYKLYIITGDSKHLLLAHLFDKPCFLGLLAVQANDIADFHANTHIPVVVGSQMRYEITGDPLYQQIGTFFMDLVNSSHSYATGGTSVSEFWSDPKRMADTLKTTENEESCTTYNMLKVSRHLFKWTKEVSYADYYERALTNGVLSIQRGTDPGVMIYMLPLGLGVSKAKTYHSWGTPFDSFWCCYGTGIESFSKLGDSIYFEEEGKDPTLYIIQYISSSFNWKSGKVLLNQTVDPVASWDPYLRVAFTFSPFENTLTTNSTLNFRLPTWTHLDGAKGILNAETLSLPSPGNYLSITRQWSGSDKLTLQLPLTVRTEAIKDDRPEYASVQAILYGPYLLAGHTTGVDWDLKAGANNSDWITPIPASYNSQLVSFSQDFENSTFILANSNQSLAMQKLPLSGTDLALQATFRLVVLNESSSKFSTLADANGKSVMLEPFDFPGMNVVNQGADKPLLIIDSSHGGTSSVFLVVPGLDGRNETISLESQSYNGCYVYSGMSSIAGVKLSCKSGSDASFNQATSFVAQKGLSQYNPISFVAKGANRNFLLEPLFSFRDEHYTVYFNIQG, translated from the exons TGTGTTGTGTGGTTGTGCTGCTGGTAAGGAGTGCACAAACATTCCTACACAATCACACACGCTAAGGTACCAGCTATTGACATCCAAGAATGGAAGATTGGAGGAAAAGGCCATGTCTCACTTTCATTTGACGCCTACAGATGAATCTGAATGGGCAGATTTGCTGCCGAGGAAATTATTGACAGAACAACATCAACACGATTGGGCGGTTAtgtataagaatattaagaacaTGGGTGTGTTCAAGTCACCTGAAGGCTTTCTCAAAGAAGTTCCTCTTCAGGATGTGAGGTTGCATGAGGATTCCATCCATGGTATAGCACAACAGACAAATTTGGAGTATCTTTTGATGTTGGATGTGGACAGCTTGATTTGGAGCTTTAGGAAGACGGCTGGTCTATCCACACCTGGGACTCCTTATGGAGGGTGGGAAGCTCCAGACGTTGAGCTCCGGGGTCATTTTGTTG GGCATTACTTGAGTGCATCAGCTCTAATGTGGGCCATCACACAGAATGATACCCTGAAACAGAAAATGTCATACCTCGTTGCTGGTCTGTCTGACTGTCAGAAGAAAATTGGAACTGGATATCTATCTGCCTTTCCATCTGAGTTGTTTGATCGATTTGAAGCTATTCAAGAAGTTTGGGCTCCATACTATACCATTCACAAG ATCTTGGCCGGCCTCTTGGACCAACATACTTTTGCTGGAAACCCTCAAGCTCTAAAAATGGTAACATGGATGGTTGATTACTTCTACAACAGAGTCCAGACTGTAATAACAAAGTACACTTTAAATAGGCACTATGAATCACTGAATGAGGAAACTGGAGGAATGAATGACGTCCTTTATAAGTTATACATCATAACG GGAGATTCTAAGCATCTATTGTTGGCTCACCTTTTTGATAAGCCATGCTTTTTAGGGTTGCTTGCAGTGCAG GCTAATGACATAGCTGATTTTCATGCTAATACACATATCCCAGTTGTTGTTGGATCTCAAATGCGGTATGAAATCACAGGCGATCCACTTTATCAG CAAATTGGGACATTCTTTATGGACCTCGTAAACTCTTCTCACAGTTATGCAACTGGAGGGACATCAGTCAGCGAGTTCTG GAGTGATCCAAAGAGAATGGCAGATACCTTAAAAACGACAGAGAATGAAGAATCATGCACAACTTATAATATGTTGAAG GTTTCGCGCCACCTGTTTAAATGGACCAAAGAAGTCTCTTATGCAGACTATTACGAACGTGCCTTGACCAATGGTGTGCTCAGCATTCAAAGAGGAACCGATCCTGGAGTGATGATTTATATGCTTCCACTAGGTCTTGGGGTTTCCAAGGCTAAAACTTACCATAGTTGGGGAACACCATTTGACTCTTTCTGGTGCTGCTATGGAACGG GAATTGAATCGTTCTCAAAGCTGGGAGATTCTATCTATTTTGAAGAGGAAGGCAAAGATCCTACACTTTACATCATTCAGTACATATCAAGCTCGTTTAATTGGAAATCTGGCAAAGTTTTGCTCAATCAGACAGTTGATCCAGTTGCTTCATGGGATCCTTACCTACGAGTGGCATTTACGTTTTCTCCATTTGAG AATACTTTGACTACAAACTCTACATTGAACTTTCGACTCCCAACTTGGACTCATCTGGATGGTGCCAAGGGGATATTAAATGCTGAAACTTTATCTCTACCAAGTCCAG gaaattatttatcaatcacAAGACAATGGAGTGGTAGTGACAAGCTGACCCTTCAGCTGCCCCTTACCGTAAGGACAGAGGCCATAAAAG ATGACAGGCCAGAATATGCCTCTGTTCAAGCAATTCTTTATGGTCCTTATCTTCTTGCGGGTCATACAACTGGTGTTGATTGGGATCTTAAAGCTGGGGCTAACAATTCAGACTGGATTACTCCTATTCCTGCCAGTTACAATAGTCAACTAGTTTCTTTTTCTCAAGACTTTGAAAATTCAACTTTTATTTTGGCAAATTCAAATCAATCACTTGCAATGCAAAAATTGCCTCTATCTGGCACTGATTTGGCTCTTCAGGCAACCTTTAGGCTTGTTGTCCTAAATGAATCTTCCTCAAAGTTTTCAACATTGGCAGATGCTAATGGTAAATCAGTGATGTTagaaccatttgattttcctggaATGAATGTGGTTAACCAAGGAGCAGACAAACCTCTTCTCATCATAGATTCATCCCATGGCGGGACATCTTCTGTTTTTCTTGTAGTTCCGGGACTGGATGGACGAAATGAAACCATATCTTTAGAATCCCAGAGCTACAATGGCTGTTATGTGTATAGTGGTATGAGCTCTATTGCAGGAGTGAAGCTCAGTTGCAAATCTGGTTCTGATGCTAGTTTTAACCAAGCAACAAGCTTTGTTGCTCAAAAAGGATTGAGCCAATACAATCCTATCAGTTTTGTGGCTAAAGGGGCAAACAGGAATTTTCTTTTGGAGCCACTATTCTCATTCAGAGATGAGCATTATACTGTTTATTTCAACATTCAAGGTTGA
- the LOC114375155 gene encoding DNA damage-repair/toleration protein DRT100-like: protein MHKSRISKFSFSLFSKPSYYNTMGRVWFTAPLTALLLLAFSSAVSSCPQSDLAALLAFKSALRESNDGIFNTWTGTDCCHNWYGISCDRNTHRVAEISLRAGPVYTTFEKPFRPGYMSGSISPEICKLTHLSSIIITDWQGISGEIPRCITSLFFLRIIDLTGNRIAGTLPSNIGRLRHLTLLSAADNVIAGIIPPSLTNVTGLMHLDLRNNRIFGPIPRSLGRLQMLSRVLLSGNHISGPIPRSFCHIYRLVDLDLSNNRLSGSIPEALGRMKVLSTLKLDSNRLSGSIPASLLGSGISELNLSHNYLEGNIPDSFGGSSYFTLLDLSYNNLKGPIPKSMSSSSYVGFVDFSHNHLCGPIPSSYSDADASSFDYNDCLCGKPLKAC, encoded by the coding sequence ATGCACAAATCGCGCATctctaaattttctttttccctcTTCTCAAAACCTTCATACTACAATACAATGGGTAGAGTTTGGTTCACGGCGCCGTTGACGGCGCTGTTACTGCTCGCATTTTCCTCCGCGGTTAGTTCGTGTCCACAGTCGGACCTGGCGGCGCTGTTGGCCTTCAAATCCGCTCTCCGGGAGTCCAACGACGGCATATTCAACACGTGGACCGGCACCGACTGCTGCCACAACTGGTACGGCATCTCCTGCGACCGCAACACCCACCGCGTCGCCGAGATCAGCCTCCGCGCCGGTCCCGTCTACACCACCTTCGAGAAGCCCTTCCGTCCTGGCTACATGTCCGGTTCCATCTCGCCGGAGATTTGCAAGCTCACTCACCTCTCCAGCATCATCATCACCGATTGGCAGGGAATCTCCGGCGAGATCCCGCGCTGCATCACCTCCCTCTTCTTCCTCCGCATCATCGACCTCACCGGAAACCGCATCGCCGGCACTCTCCCCTCCAACATCGGAAGACTTCGCCATCTGACTCTTCTCAGCGCCGCCGATAACGTCATCGCCGGCATAATCCCGCCGTCGCTAACCAACGTGACCGGTTTGATGCATCTTGACCTCCGTAACAACCGGATCTTCGGGCCCATCCCACGAAGCCTGGGCCGGCTTCAAATGCTGAGCCGCGTCCTTTTAAGCGGGAACCATATTAGTGGGCCCATCCCGCGTTCATTCTGTCATATATATCGTCTGGTGGATCTGGACCTCTCTAATAACCGTTTATCTGGGTCCATCCCTGAAGCTTTGGGCCGAATGAAGGTACTATCGACGTTGAAGTTGGACTCTAACAGGCTTTCGGGAAGTATACCGGCGAGCCTTTTGGGCTCGGGTATCAGTGAGTTGAACTTGAGCCACAATTATTTGGAGGGAAATATACCTGACTCGTTTGGAGGTAGCTCTTATTTCACGTTACTGGACTTATCGTATAATAACCTCAAGGGCCCAATACCCAAATCCATGTCTTCCTCTTCCTACGTTGGGTTTGTGGACTTTAGCCACAACCACCTCTGCGGCCCAATTCCCAGCAGCTACAGTGATGCCGATGCGTCGTCGTTTGATTACAACGATTGCCTTTGTGGAAAGCCACTCAAAGCTTGCTAA